In a genomic window of Methanoregula sp. UBA64:
- a CDS encoding methanogenesis marker 9 domain-containing protein codes for MTDAGERFGIIINDRVVKTPVVIASMAGIVDAAYVLARQAHAGLAFIGGYAIDAPTMAAAQEIASSGDRKEFLYNDPVPVLEKELAALASSDVVCGISLRGASPESFAAIARALGTKAVYEIDAHCRQAPMVAAGAGEYYLKNPDKLVPVIQALKAEGVTVSVKIRVGIAADDRALARTIWAAGADIIHVDLMDAGTAKLRQIRNSCPLIIIANNSITTFDKMRDMLSHGADLVSLARKSDNETLALLDTEIVKYADTDGWYNSPKQLCRGGDIRALTFCCMPVKECPLIPTLAKVGMTNEEYAKLKLNAVEGTPLAGGPHTCFGSLAWCCKTSSPCMFRDMTLAQEGLPKKEYMRLKRELSETIMGRIFHDVPSDRSS; via the coding sequence ATGACGGATGCAGGAGAGCGTTTCGGTATCATCATCAATGACCGGGTGGTAAAGACCCCGGTAGTGATTGCGTCCATGGCCGGGATTGTGGATGCGGCGTATGTGCTCGCGAGACAGGCACATGCGGGCCTTGCGTTCATCGGCGGGTATGCAATCGATGCCCCGACGATGGCAGCGGCACAGGAGATCGCAAGCAGCGGGGACCGGAAGGAATTTTTGTACAATGACCCGGTCCCGGTCCTTGAAAAGGAACTTGCCGCCCTTGCCTCCTCGGATGTTGTCTGCGGCATCAGCCTCCGCGGCGCTTCTCCTGAATCCTTTGCCGCCATTGCCCGGGCGTTAGGGACAAAAGCAGTGTACGAGATCGATGCCCACTGCCGGCAGGCGCCCATGGTGGCGGCCGGGGCCGGGGAGTATTACCTGAAAAACCCCGACAAGCTCGTTCCCGTAATACAGGCCCTCAAGGCAGAGGGCGTTACAGTCTCTGTGAAGATCCGTGTCGGTATTGCGGCCGACGACCGGGCGCTTGCCCGGACAATCTGGGCAGCAGGAGCGGACATCATCCACGTTGACCTCATGGATGCGGGAACTGCAAAGCTCCGCCAGATCCGGAACTCCTGCCCGCTCATCATCATCGCCAATAACTCGATCACCACGTTCGATAAGATGCGGGATATGCTCTCCCACGGGGCCGATCTCGTCTCGCTGGCCCGAAAGTCCGATAACGAAACGCTTGCCCTGCTCGATACTGAGATCGTGAAGTACGCGGACACCGACGGCTGGTACAACTCGCCAAAACAACTCTGCCGGGGCGGGGATATCCGGGCGCTCACTTTTTGCTGCATGCCGGTCAAGGAATGCCCGCTCATCCCGACGCTCGCAAAAGTCGGGATGACCAACGAGGAGTATGCGAAGCTCAAGTTAAACGCGGTCGAGGGCACGCCCCTTGCCGGCGGCCCCCACACCTGTTTCGGGAGCCTTGCCTGGTGCTGCAAGACATCCTCGCCCTGCATGTTCCGGGACATGACGCTTGCCCAGGAAGGGCTCCCAAAGAAAGAGTATATGCGGCTGAAACGCGAGCTTTCTGAAACGATTATGGGCCGGATCTTCCATGATGTCCCCTCTGACCGGAGCAGCTGA
- a CDS encoding triphosphoribosyl-dephospho-CoA synthase — MMSPLTGAAERAQLAMMLEVCAFPKPGNVDRCHDYSDTTLEHFLASAILARPALEEAAAGKGRIGEIIGHAVKQTNVHKGGNTHFGAFILLIPLVYGGGINGAVQAVAKTDVSDAVAFYKAFALTNVRMNKTDEIDVNDPKALDMLRDRNMTLYDVMQHSAPNDMVAREWVNGFILTRRGADLLHQIGPGREAIVEMFLTLLATEPDTFVIKKHGRAVAEEVLHKAREVLDGKKVLETLDAEFIAAGINPGSLADITIAAIYVALSEGWEWDS; from the coding sequence ATGATGTCCCCTCTGACCGGAGCAGCTGAACGGGCACAGCTCGCCATGATGCTGGAGGTCTGTGCGTTCCCGAAGCCGGGAAACGTAGACCGCTGCCACGATTATTCCGACACGACACTCGAACACTTCTTAGCGTCTGCGATCCTTGCCCGGCCGGCGCTTGAAGAAGCTGCGGCCGGGAAAGGCAGGATCGGCGAGATCATCGGCCACGCGGTAAAGCAGACGAACGTGCACAAGGGGGGTAACACCCACTTCGGTGCATTCATCCTGCTTATCCCGCTCGTGTACGGCGGCGGGATTAACGGGGCCGTCCAGGCAGTTGCAAAGACCGATGTCTCGGACGCGGTCGCGTTCTACAAGGCGTTTGCACTGACAAATGTCCGGATGAACAAGACCGACGAGATCGATGTAAACGACCCCAAAGCCCTGGACATGCTCCGCGACCGGAACATGACGCTCTATGACGTGATGCAGCACTCGGCGCCCAACGACATGGTTGCCCGGGAGTGGGTAAACGGGTTTATCCTGACCCGGCGAGGGGCCGATCTCCTGCACCAGATAGGCCCGGGCCGCGAAGCGATCGTCGAGATGTTTTTGACCCTGCTTGCTACCGAACCGGACACGTTTGTCATAAAGAAGCACGGCCGCGCCGTGGCAGAAGAGGTGCTCCATAAGGCCCGCGAGGTGCTGGACGGGAAAAAGGTGCTTGAAACGCTCGATGCCGAGTTCATCGCGGCCGGGATTAACCCGGGGTCATTAGCGGATATCACGATCGCAGCTATCTATGTTGCACTCTCGGAGGGCTGGGAATGGGACTCTTAA
- the cfbD gene encoding Ni-sirohydrochlorin a,c-diamide reductive cyclase catalytic subunit produces MPPARFMHPRPSSIVAALYTARDLEVDVAVLHGPSGCSFKHARLLEEDGMRVLTTALADNEFIFGGQKPLEEVLRYAEEHFSPKKIAVIGTCVSMIIGEDLASAIDSSGITTPAIAVDIHAGFPENIAGVLATLDAAAEAGWISADELARQHRLMEKANEVEKVRGAASQAYIEPSRGDLKHVAAERLVACAKSGAKGVAILNAKKETAYMFADELLALHDACPDADITYIANLDNRGLPKVRADAERIREQMAGRGVTPELAGALDEYGANGDALGERIQAIKPSFALIAGVPHAIPPEYTTGIECFSVTNGPRQVAPLHAIGHEHVLVEIDLHPRTLGVREIVESEFGAVLRSMAR; encoded by the coding sequence ATGCCACCAGCACGGTTCATGCATCCCCGCCCGAGTTCGATTGTTGCCGCCCTGTATACTGCCCGCGACCTGGAAGTGGATGTCGCAGTCCTGCACGGCCCCTCGGGCTGCTCGTTCAAGCACGCCCGACTCCTCGAAGAGGACGGGATGCGGGTGCTTACTACGGCCCTGGCGGACAACGAGTTCATCTTCGGCGGCCAGAAACCGCTCGAAGAGGTGCTGCGGTACGCGGAGGAGCATTTCTCCCCCAAAAAGATCGCCGTGATCGGGACCTGCGTCTCGATGATCATCGGGGAAGACCTTGCATCGGCCATAGACAGCTCGGGGATCACGACTCCCGCCATTGCCGTCGATATCCATGCCGGTTTCCCGGAAAATATTGCCGGCGTGCTCGCAACGCTCGATGCAGCGGCAGAGGCCGGCTGGATCAGCGCAGACGAGCTTGCCCGCCAGCACCGGCTCATGGAGAAGGCAAACGAGGTAGAGAAGGTCCGGGGCGCTGCCTCGCAGGCATATATCGAACCCTCGCGGGGCGACCTCAAGCACGTGGCGGCTGAACGGCTCGTTGCCTGCGCAAAGAGCGGGGCAAAGGGTGTGGCGATCCTGAACGCGAAGAAGGAGACCGCGTACATGTTCGCCGACGAACTCCTGGCGCTGCACGATGCCTGCCCGGATGCGGATATCACCTATATCGCCAACCTCGACAACCGGGGCCTGCCCAAGGTCCGGGCGGATGCGGAACGGATCCGGGAACAGATGGCCGGACGCGGGGTTACCCCGGAGCTTGCCGGGGCCCTTGACGAATACGGGGCAAACGGCGATGCGCTGGGCGAACGGATCCAGGCGATAAAGCCGTCGTTTGCCCTGATCGCGGGCGTGCCGCACGCAATCCCGCCGGAATACACCACGGGCATCGAGTGCTTCTCGGTGACCAACGGCCCCCGGCAGGTAGCTCCCCTCCATGCCATCGGCCACGAACACGTGCTCGTAGAGATCGATCTCCACCCGCGGACGCTCGGGGTCCGCGAGATCGTGGAGAGCGAGTTCGGAGCAGTCCTGCGGAGCATGGCCCGATGA
- the cfbE gene encoding coenzyme F430 synthase, producing the protein MQVLVLDTIHGGSAIAAAYAAAGITADAVDVYRGTTPDAEARAKTGQYDLVTAPVHLDPDHPLLLLEKAPVITHHEAVRRLLGSALPHPMIEITGAQGKTTTAHALASILPGPGVLHTSAGTYRFPEQQFLEKTSITPASVLSAAARAREAGGWLVAEESLGVTGAGDLAIVTSGKDYRCANGKKSALAVKLASVRESPRVLLAPGIAAPGAGTAVHLEDCAEVSGTACTIRLGGRTFRFENPLLLLDGYRTPLALAGAAAALLGYDPAPLANFPGITGRMSRRVMGNITVIDNANSGTNADTTIEAARYARACTGKTELTLVIGQAESDGKVCEGFPDSEIARAVTAIGPDTVIRVGGSPAPGSTVCTSLFEAEKKALETTTSGAIVLAVKTWR; encoded by the coding sequence ATGCAGGTGCTGGTACTCGATACGATCCACGGGGGCAGTGCGATCGCTGCCGCATATGCGGCGGCAGGTATCACTGCCGATGCCGTTGACGTGTACCGCGGCACAACGCCCGATGCAGAAGCACGGGCAAAAACCGGGCAGTACGATCTTGTGACTGCCCCGGTCCACCTCGACCCGGACCATCCCCTCCTTCTTTTAGAAAAAGCGCCGGTGATCACCCACCACGAAGCAGTTCGCCGGCTTTTAGGCTCTGCACTCCCTCACCCGATGATCGAGATCACCGGGGCGCAGGGAAAGACCACCACGGCCCATGCACTTGCCTCGATCCTGCCCGGCCCGGGCGTCCTGCATACCTCGGCCGGCACGTACCGTTTCCCGGAGCAGCAGTTTCTGGAAAAGACGAGCATTACGCCGGCTTCCGTCCTCTCTGCGGCTGCACGTGCACGCGAAGCAGGAGGCTGGCTCGTGGCCGAGGAATCCCTCGGGGTGACCGGGGCCGGCGACCTTGCGATCGTCACGTCGGGCAAAGACTACCGCTGCGCAAACGGGAAAAAAAGCGCCCTTGCGGTAAAACTTGCATCGGTGCGGGAAAGCCCCCGGGTCCTTCTTGCCCCCGGCATTGCTGCGCCGGGTGCGGGAACTGCCGTCCACCTGGAGGATTGTGCAGAAGTATCCGGAACCGCCTGCACGATCCGGCTCGGCGGCCGGACATTCCGGTTCGAAAACCCGCTCCTCCTGCTGGACGGGTACCGCACCCCGCTCGCCCTTGCCGGTGCAGCTGCCGCCCTGCTCGGGTACGATCCGGCCCCGCTCGCAAACTTCCCCGGCATCACGGGGCGCATGTCGCGCCGGGTGATGGGGAATATTACCGTCATCGACAATGCAAACAGCGGGACAAACGCCGATACCACGATCGAGGCAGCCCGCTATGCCCGGGCCTGCACCGGCAAAACGGAGCTGACGCTTGTCATCGGGCAGGCAGAGAGCGACGGGAAGGTCTGCGAAGGATTCCCCGACAGCGAAATTGCCCGGGCCGTTACTGCGATCGGTCCCGACACTGTGATCCGGGTCGGAGGCAGCCCGGCGCCGGGCAGCACCGTTTGCACAAGCCTTTTTGAGGCAGAAAAAAAAGCACTTGAGACAACCACGTCCGGAGCCATCGTGCTTGCGGTCAAGACCTGGAGATAA
- the cfbB gene encoding Ni-sirohydrochlorin a,c-diamide synthase, producing MKSILVTGDRSGSGKTSITLALAALLGKKYTVQTYKAGMDYIDPSYLSAVSHRPCRNLDTFALSEGQIRDIYAFGCRGADVALVEGVRGLYEGAEALDDIGSTAAIAKVLDLPVVLVVSAQSITRSAAAIVKGFQSFDPGVRIAGVILNQVKGGSHKEKATRAIEHYCGVPVIGAIPRMEEMQLAMRHLGLVPYREGSGQGDFDKRIETITEIIGKYVDLDRFLALAKDTPAPAVRYTDLDPAPEQHVRIGVALDEAFNFYYADLFDVLGSLGATTIHFSPLHDRLPEADGYIIGGGYPELFVPGLEANDKMREAIRESATNGVPIYAECGGLMYLTERMNLAAGWQGHEKEISGEMCGVFKGETRMPARRVVSYVEGKSRAACPLGRSCFRGHEFHYSEVRLANETTYAYQLTRGTGIKDNLDGAVTKNTLGSYTHLHPVASRDMFHNFIDTCMNRH from the coding sequence ATGAAGTCCATCCTTGTCACCGGCGACCGCTCGGGCAGCGGGAAGACGAGCATCACGCTCGCCCTTGCCGCACTTCTTGGGAAGAAATACACGGTCCAGACCTACAAGGCCGGGATGGACTACATCGATCCCTCCTATCTCTCCGCAGTCTCGCACCGGCCCTGCCGGAACCTCGACACCTTCGCGCTCAGCGAGGGGCAGATCCGGGACATCTATGCGTTCGGGTGCCGGGGGGCCGATGTCGCTCTTGTCGAAGGCGTGCGGGGACTCTATGAAGGAGCCGAGGCACTCGACGATATCGGCAGCACGGCAGCGATTGCAAAGGTGCTCGACCTCCCGGTCGTGCTCGTGGTCTCGGCCCAGAGCATCACCCGGAGCGCAGCGGCAATCGTCAAAGGCTTCCAGAGCTTCGATCCCGGGGTCCGGATCGCGGGCGTGATCCTCAACCAGGTAAAGGGCGGGTCGCACAAGGAAAAGGCGACCCGGGCCATCGAGCATTACTGCGGCGTGCCCGTGATCGGCGCCATCCCCCGGATGGAGGAGATGCAGCTTGCCATGCGCCATCTCGGCCTTGTTCCCTATCGCGAAGGGAGCGGGCAGGGCGATTTTGACAAACGGATAGAAACGATCACCGAGATCATCGGGAAGTACGTTGACCTCGACCGGTTTTTGGCGCTCGCAAAGGACACTCCAGCGCCGGCAGTACGATATACCGATCTCGACCCGGCACCGGAGCAGCACGTCCGTATCGGGGTCGCGCTCGACGAGGCGTTCAACTTCTATTACGCAGACCTCTTCGATGTGCTCGGATCGCTCGGGGCAACGACCATCCATTTCAGCCCGCTCCACGACCGGCTGCCCGAAGCGGACGGCTACATCATTGGCGGGGGCTACCCGGAACTCTTTGTTCCGGGCCTTGAAGCCAACGACAAAATGCGCGAGGCGATCCGCGAGTCGGCCACGAACGGCGTGCCCATCTACGCGGAGTGCGGCGGGCTCATGTACCTCACCGAACGGATGAACCTTGCCGCCGGCTGGCAGGGCCATGAAAAGGAGATCTCCGGGGAGATGTGCGGGGTCTTTAAAGGAGAGACCCGGATGCCTGCCCGGCGCGTGGTCAGTTACGTGGAAGGGAAAAGCCGGGCTGCGTGCCCGCTCGGACGCTCGTGCTTCCGGGGCCACGAGTTCCACTATTCCGAAGTCCGCCTTGCAAATGAGACCACGTATGCCTACCAGCTCACCCGGGGTACGGGGATCAAAGACAACCTTGACGGAGCGGTGACGAAGAACACTCTCGGGAGCTATACCCACCTCCACCCGGTGGCGAGCCGGGACATGTTCCACAACTTCATCGACACCTGCATGAACCGGCACTAA
- the cfbA gene encoding sirohydrochlorin nickelochelatase: MIKKGMLLVGHGSTMPYNQELIEATGKMIAAQNTGFVVKCGFMNINKPSIKESLEAFKKEEIDALVVVPLFLAKGVHIEKDIPGEIGLPEGSKKGSFALNGKSVPLVYADPIGIDPLLAELMVKNAKKALTLI; this comes from the coding sequence ATGATTAAGAAGGGAATGTTACTTGTAGGCCACGGCAGCACGATGCCCTACAACCAGGAACTCATCGAAGCAACCGGAAAGATGATCGCCGCACAGAACACCGGTTTTGTGGTGAAGTGCGGGTTCATGAATATCAATAAGCCCTCGATTAAGGAGTCCCTCGAAGCATTCAAAAAAGAAGAGATCGATGCGCTCGTGGTTGTCCCGCTGTTCCTTGCAAAAGGCGTCCACATTGAAAAAGACATTCCCGGAGAGATCGGCCTTCCCGAGGGCTCGAAAAAAGGCAGCTTTGCCTTGAACGGGAAGAGCGTCCCGCTCGTATACGCAGACCCGATCGGTATCGACCCGCTCCTTGCCGAACTGATGGTAAAGAACGCGAAAAAAGCACTCACGCTGATTTAA